The DNA segment AAAAACTTTACAATATTTTGAAGATTTACTATCTCAAACCCACTCATGAAATTAATGCAGACTGACCCTATAATGGTATTAAAAGTGTTTTGGGTGGTTACGCTACTatttattaaactttaatttgtATCATTCTTTTGTACTTAAGGTgtaaagttattattttattcattttctaATGCTTcaataaattacttttaatgGAACTGAAGGATTAAATTAATAGGTAGGTAAGCATATTTTATCAACATTAATAACTACCAGTTACTTTAAATTCTTGAtgactaaaatatttaaaaactaatttataaattttactaataataaaaattattttaaatactgataatttttataatctttaaaataatatttaaatttagtatatagtaactcattatatgtttttttaaattaattatgtcTAATATTATAACGTACTAAAAAATTAGATTTGGTTGCATGTTGGTTTTACTTACATATAAgttatatattaaacatataaattgTATAATATTTGTTTGATGATATTTATGGATATTAAAGTTTATACAAAGTtagaaaaacttttattttctgaTGAAGATGCAGCTTTTTAAGGATATTCTGTTTGAATTCTTCAGGATGGTATTAGAATGTTTGTGGAATCCAAcactatatataataaataccttaatatatatatatatatatatatatatattattatttttgttcaaaaGTGATTCAATGAACCAATATTTTAATCCCCACTATgagtattatattatatatattgaaaacTATGGTAGTTGATATAACTACCATACCTTTATTCTGTTTCTGATCCCAACGAACCAGTGGAACTATAACGTATGTATCAATTTATAAAGGTTTTTCCaaatagaaaattataataGTGGCATATAAAACTGAcataaaaatatgttaatttatattttttgctttaaaaaaaataaaaaataaaaaatatttaatagaaatgaaaaatagccctccattttttttttcctttaaaattcAACAACCAATTTGTTAACTTTCTTGTGTCCATATTCTTGTTTGTGCAAAAtcattgtttcttctttttataAAGTCATAAACTTTAACAACAATAATgagaataaaattgaatttatccATAAACATCCTTAGAtgcttttcttctctttatttataattagtATGCACCCTTTTCAAGTTACAATGaatggaaagaaagaaaaaaggtgCAATTGGTTGAATCCAACCTTTTCTTGAAATAGCTTTTGGTCTCTTTCGGTATGCATTAAAAAAGGCACAAAACATTACTAGttagaaagaaaattatattttttaaatgaagtaattttaaaatttttaataatatttttttttatgtaatgacaaatgattattgttatttcaactgagatgtcaagtagtATAATGATGTATAACATGtaagttttttatataaaaaaaaagtaattttgaaattatattaatCAATTTACAATTATTAATTGATAccttttaattttaacattttcctttttttttatataacttcaTCTCAAGGATATAATAATTGTCCTGTAATAGTTcataatagtttaaaattaaaacccCTAAATTCAAGCAACTAAGcataaaacatatattaatGATGGCTGCTAGATATATATGTTTacaaatgtattaaaaaatgttgttttggtcaataatttatatagaaaatattgataaatatattgaaaatgTTGACTAGAAGTTCTAATAAGTGATTAAAGCCACGGGCCAATTTGTAGACTTTcaccaaaaaataatattgactGAATAACAGTAACTAACTTTTTTGAATTGTTAGGTATGTTggatatcaaaatatttttttatttaataataatcgaaatatttctatttaaaccaaaaaataataattattttatttaaataaaatattttaaaaaatgaaaaaaagtaatgtatatttaaatttcttgAAAATGGTGAAATTTCCTATCCATTCAATTGACATTGACATTGGAGACCAAAAGTATCTTTCTCTGGAAAAAATCTTGCTGCAGTGAAATGGTAGGACCGTTGTTGACAAAGTATCTCTCATATTTAACGCTACTATAGACAAATAACTCAAACTTGTGACAATTTATTCATATGCTCGATTGTCTTCAAAAGTCAGAATAAGTGCACAAATTATGCAGAAAAATTAGCTATTTAAAATGGTTTTCTGTGTAGTAATCAACAATAAACTTTCACATGTAATTGTGCCCCTTTAACATGTAATTAAAAGTTTGATTTTCAAGTTAATACTTGTAGGTAACATTTGTTTAGAAAAGTTAATCTCTTAGTAAATTACAGTATACCAAGATAATTTGTCTCTGACTTTGAAATAAGAGATGCCCATTTGAAATTGGTTCTGCACATGAATATTGTAAGTGTCTCTCAGTAAGCAGTTTAAGTAAACACATTCAGTAGTAAAGTTCACTTTGAATGAAGTTAAAACCAACTTTTTGTAAGGTTATAAGCTACTTTAATAACATAAATCAGATGCATTTAAGCTTTTCTGACAAACATTCCCTTTTAGAaaaattttaatctcttttcACTGTGTTACTATTTGCTTCCGATAAGTCCATACAGAAAAGGATAACCAACCACATCATGGCCATTTGAGATTCTCATTTAAGTTATAACACTGTTGCTTGCTGCTATCAACTTTGGATAAATCTTCAGATGAGTCAACATTTCCTTATATAAAACTAAACCACAAAAGAAAGATAATCACACAAAGAACTGTTCTGATATATATCTTATATAATGTGTACTTTACAACTATTGTAAGATAATCACGTTGTTATCTAACCTATACAAGGGGATAGGTATAAAGTGTGAATGAAGAACCTGAACAAGCTAACAAAATGAAATGACAACTTTCTTTTGTAGATATGTTTATACAGTTCAATCAAAATGGGAGAAAAATAATGCACTTGATCAGTGGTTTTGAAGCCAATCCTGGATTGCAGAGCGAAGAGCGCGATTGGGAACAAGATTGTGATGTGCAAGCTTACTATTAGTCATTGGTGAGTTGTCATTACCACCATCAAGCCATCCTCGTATAGCCTCAGCTTCATAAGTAAAACCATCTGCAGCTACATGTGGATCTCGCATGACTTCCTGCAAAGTAGGAACACATGCAGGGAGGATTTTCTTAGATAGCAGTTTTGTATTCAAAGACATATCATTCCATTAATTGGAAAATATCTTGCCagataagaaaataaagatataaaGAAGGTATTTGACTCTAGAGTGAGCAACTCACTTTAGAAGGTAAAATAAGCAATCTAAGCCGTGAGAAAATTTTCAGTTGATATATCTATACATCCATGATTTGTTATGCATGTGAACGTAATATTCATCACTGGTTTTCTGATCATAGACTGAAACTACCTACTTTATCCTATAACATGCGTCCTTAACTTTAGAGGTGTTGAATCCTAAAAAAGGGCAACACTGTGAAGCTGTTTCCAGCATCTGAACCCCATGACCTCCGGGTCAAAAGGCAGAAATCTTACTTTTTTTTGCATCAAGCTCGGTCGTGAGTGAAGTAAAAATGTTTGAGAATAAAGTAactaaagaaagaagaatggGAAAATGAAAGCTTGAAATTTTGGTCAACTTTGAAATGAAATGAGAAATGGAATGAGTTTCATTTCCTTAGACAAATGTTCAATGGGGCAGAGGCAGAGATTCTACAACAGCACGAGGGCATCACATTTTAAAAGCCTAAACTCAAAAGAAAGGTAGACAGAGCTAGTTAGTTACCTGGAAGATTGGGCAAATAAAATATGATGGATGTTGTGAAAGTCCTTCAGAACTTAGTCCAAAGGAGTTTGTGCCTCCAGAAGAAACCCTCATTGCATCAAGTATCCTCCAGACATCAGAATAAAGATCTGGCCGGCTCTTTCGGTTCATATCGCAACATCTCAAAGCCAGGCGAGCCAATTGTTCAGCCTGCACAAATGGCCAGTCTCCAGCCAAAGGATCCAATAGGGATTTCAACTTTCCAGTGTCTAATGCATATTTCACTTCCTTTGTTATTCCCAAGGCTGGTCTCCCAGTCAACAATCTCAACAATATGATTCCAAACGAATAAACATCTGACTTCGGAGTAAGTTCCCCTGAGGCAAGAAATGCAGGATCCATGTAGACAAATGTTCCTTTTGGGTCAGTTTTCCAAAACTGTGTAGAATTTCTACTGGAACTTTCATAGTTTGATAATATACGACATATTCCAAAGTCACTAAGCTTGCTAATAAGGTTTGCATCAAGCAGAATGTTGGAGGGTTTCAAGTCACCATGCACTATGCTGTGAGGTTTACTGGAATGGAGAAAGATGAGGGCAGAGCATAGTTCAGTGGCAACGCGAATTCGAGTTTGCCATGATAATGGAGGGGTATTATCCTTGCAGGCAAGGCGATCTTCAAGGCTTCCATTGGGTAAATACTCATAGACAAGAGCCCATGCATCTGGGCAGGCTCCAATGAGTGTGATAAGATTGGGATGCCTTAGCTTGCTCAACACATCAACCTGATACAGAACCGAAAGTGGGGATGAAAATAACTATCCTTTTTACAAAAATTTAGCTTATAAACCCTTCATTCATACCTTTAGAGACAAGattgataatatattattataccaAGAACCAACAAACACAAGTTCCAAAAGAATATGCAAAACATGAGGAGAAATTAAAAAATCTGTTAATTTTTTGCTGCTAACTCTTctcacagttttttttttctgatatcagTTATCTAAAATGTAATCTGCAAGATACAAGAAAGATCAGTTAAGgccaaatttattttattcttggACTTTCACACAGGGTTTTTCAGAAGTGCTACATCCAGCACACCAAAAAGTTATCAATGATTAGAATAAGATGTTTAAACTGTCATATAAAAGTCAAACCACCTCACCTCCTGTTGAAACTCCAAGGGTCCTTGCATGCTGTCAGAGTGCAACATTTTTATAGCCACCTCAGTGTAACTCAAGACACCTTTAAATATACTTCCATATCCACCTTGTCCAATTTTTAAGGATGGATTGAAGTTATTTGTTGCTTCTTTAATCTCTGAAAAAGAGAATTCTGAGAAAAATTGAGGGACATGGGAGCTTGAGGCCTCTCCTTGCTTTTTTCTCAAATCTTCAGCCTCTCTCAATGCATTATCACGCTGAATCTGCAATTCCTCTCGTTCATTCTTGTAGCTCTGTAACAGATCCACAGCAGATACAATCTTCTGCTCCAGCTCCTTTATAATAAGTTCAGATGATGCAATCTGACTCTCCAGAGACGCCTTCTGATCAAGGGCGAGGTGGAGTTCTTCCCTAACTTTGTCTCTCAGGCTCTTTGCATTCTCAagatcttctttttctttcctaAGTTCTTCCTCTGCCAATTTCCTCAGGTTCAACTCCTCTCTATATAAGCTTTCAGAAGCTTTAGCCTGTCAATTGGGCAGTTCAAACATTGATAAGGATTAGAGGTGGCATCAAGCTGCAACATTGGCCTATCACTAGATAATACAATACAACTTAAAATGATTCCTATTGTTAGGAACTCAGATTAGAAaatagaagaaagaaaagagagattGTATTTCTTGATCGCAAAGGATATGGGAACAGGAGGGATAACTCTCCTCCATGGATTTTTCCTTTTACAAACAACAGATGCTCAATttacaaatgaaacaaatttGAATGAATATCCTTCCCCTTCAGTTCTATTTATCTGTTTAGTCACTACTTTAACTAACACTCTTTTGCCCAATGTCCCAGCACCAATTCATTCAATTGAACATTAGCATTGATTAAGGTTGCTTTGTACTTTCTCCTTCCTTGTTTAACTAGGGACTGATAAGTGCTTTCCCACTGGATACAAACAATTGACAAACCACATTATAAACATGGTCATCTACGTATTGAAGAAGTGAAATAAGCACTCAACAACCAAATAATTACCTTGCGTATAGCTTCAATGGCTTCTTTTTCAGCATTCCTACGCCTTACAGTTTCTTTATACGCAGTTAGCGAAGCATCCTCAGCCTCAGCCATAGCCTGTTGAAGCTGGTCATAGATAGTATCATCTATTCCACTGTCCTGCTAGTGTTCAATCAATTTGTCTTTAAATATCAGCATAAACGTGGGGAATTAAAACTCTTTTCCTCATTTGCCAATTTACAAAGTAAAAATGCCTCATCAATTGCAAACTTTACAATGCAAAAAATATGAACATGCTCTGTAATAGGAAGTCATTGCTGAAgtagaaaataatatttgtgcGTACCACTGTACTAGGAGGAGATGAATGATGAAGATCCTCTATGACCAGCTGACTCAAAGTCAACTCTAATGCATTCTCACTCCTTTCAGTAATCAATCTTGGGGTAGCTAGCTCAACTGCACTATCAGAGCACATTGACAAGCCAGAAGGACTCATCCTTGACAGCCTATCTGATTCATCAGAACTTACTTCTGTACCCATCCTGTCACGTGGAGTTGAAAACCCTTCAGTTTCTTCTGGAGAAGAAACAGCCGGAAAGCTTGCTCCATGTCCATCACTGACAGACCTTACTCTGCGTAAAAATTCTAGTGCATGATTGGTTAGATTTGCTCGGCGATCTTGCCCCAGTGTAACAGACTGTGATCTGAAAGTTCTCACAGAGTTTGGCACTTGCTGCACCAAAGGAGATGCAACCTCTACATTACCTTCATTCAAACTCTGATCCCTGTGTTAATATGTTGCATTAGTAAATCAGTACCAGAAATGATCTAATCCAAGTGCAATGACACTATTGTGGGGATGATTTTAGCACAATAATACAATACAAGTTCGTTAAATCTAGAAACAAgctattttaaaaaagaattagaGCTTAAAAACTCAAAAAAGAATATTAGGAATTGAACTTTATTATTTGATCATATGAATAGACTATATATATGTGGAGAATAATCCTAATATTTATAGGCTATAGTTTTGCACAATTACAACTAAAAAAGGAAAGTAAATAACAgggtaaaaaaaagtaaattcaCTACAGTTCCAAAGGCTGCGGGTGAGCTGGATAATGGTCCCAATAGTGAGAGGGGAATCAAATAAGCAGAATGGGACTGGTTCAGTGTGGAATACCAGCCCAGGTGGCGTCGCATAGAGGTCATGCACTGGAAAAACACCCCATAAAGAAAACAGGCTAGAGCATTCGAGGCTGCTTTTGGTGGGGCCTTTGGAGGTCTAGTTGAGCTAGGGAATGTGCAGCTCCTGGTAGAGTGAGTCAGGAAGAAACCGGTGATAGTGACAATGGTGGCAATGAGTTCCGATGGCAATTAAAGTGTTGGATCTAAGTCCTGAATGCAATGAAGGGGCTATATACATAATAGACGAATAAAGTCAGTTGCAACAATGACATCTAGGGTTTGAATGTTGAAGCATAGCCCCAAGATCCGAAGCTCTTATACCATCTTGAGAAAGGAGATTAAGAACTggatattatttattataggGAGATTCATGAACATTTACAGGCTACATgattaaagttaaaagtaaaagaaactAAAGTACaaggaaataaatataaaatagaaactgaaataatgaaatgagaaaaaaaaatgtgctCAAACATAGTATTCCCAGGACTACACACCTTCTTTCGTAATTACATTTATCTTTCATAAGACACTATATACACGAATATCAAAACACATTAATCTTTTTGGATTTTGCATACCTTGTGTGTATAAGGTGCCCTTTGCAGATAAACTGTATGTGACAAGAAGCTGGAGCTTGTTTACACACATAGATGGCTTTCTTAGACCTAAGGTCCATCATTTTCCTGCAATGTCATGCATCGAAACATAATGGTTATTTCATCAAAACAAACAGATATAAAAATGAGGAAATTATCAAAAGATACAACTAGTTGATCGTCAGAACAAACAAAAGAGAGCATAGTTTCTGCAAAATTACATGTGAATATGGTAAGGGAATATGATATCTCCAGACATCCAAAACACTTTGAGAAAATAGAATCAAAGTGGAGAGATATAAATCCAGCTAAAATAGTCACTGAACTAGATCAAATAAAATTGGACAGGCTTCTCCATTAAcatttttaggaaaaaaaataaggaaTGAATAAGTTTCTCCATAAGCTAATTGGTAGAAGCTCTCATGTATATCTTCCctaaattcttattttaaacttgtacataagttaattttagCTTATGAAGaagttcatttcattttttttattttttttctcttctaaaaGTGCTTATGGACTTATCCATTTTTCTCTTCTAAAAGTGCTTCTGGACTTATCCAAACAATCGTGATTCACTGAAAAACTCCACCCCAGAAAGTATGGCTATTTGCATGCTTTCCACAAATATAGcaatttatttatcttattccTTACAAAAATAACCAGCATACCATCTTCGATACTTTTTACATTATCATCATCAAATTTTGGGTAAAAATAAACAGAACATTAATGTGGTTGGGGAGGGGGATTATTTGGTTTCTTACCTATTATAGTACTTATCTGATGCTGCTCCCATTACAAGCTTTCGGATGTCATGCTGAGAGACAAGTTCTACAATTCCTTTTTCAATGCTATCCATTTCAATGTGCagtttttcttcttgcacctgtATCAGGAAAGTTATTAGTGCATATTAAATAACTTTCTAAATACACAAGTACATAGAATTAATATAGTTACCCTACCCCCATCCGTCGACAGATTTGAAGATATTCGTCTAGAGTCCTATGCATGCCTTGCTTTTCCTCTTCCCAGTATGCTTGAACCTGCTCCTCTCTTAGTGCATTTGCGGGGAATTTACCTCCCACTATTAACAAGAAAATGGATGTTTTAGACCATGATCATGTATGAACGAAAATACAGCAGGGCAGAGAGAATTTACAACGGTTACCATATATTAAACCCAGAGTTGTTTCCTCATAATAACTACTCTAGTAATAAACCAATACAACAAATGGTCAATTTGACAACTGCAGCTCAACATCGTCTTCAAGTTCATACTTTAAAACTCAAAGAAAACAAACATATGGATCTTAAAACTAGGTTTCTGAAGTTGCCCTGATTATTTCATGAGCCTTATTTGGTTCTAATCTGAAATCTCCTGATCATTTCTAATTGGCAATAGTGAGTGCACTTTAAAGTGCACCTCCCAACTTTAGAAGGGTCAAATCCATTGTAAACCAAAAACAGTTACACTGACCCCAAGTTGAGATAGTTTAGCTGATAGAAAATTTCATGATAAAGAACCAGGCAATTTAAGGAATAAAAGATAAACAAATACAGAGAAACATGGTATATACATACGTAGGGGGATCATTGTTGCACGAACATGAACATAAAGAATGCAAATCCTCTTTCCTCCAGAGTGTTGTATTGCCCATATCAGATTTAATTTGCTCTCCTTCACTTCTTTTGTCACAGCAACATAGATTGGCTGATCAACCACACCTGGATTAGGCTCCTCCAAAATTTCCCCACTAGCATCAGAAGGTGACCTCACAGAACCCATCCTTTGTGATGTTGCAGGCACGGGACTCACCACCGCCATGCTAAGAAATGCACTACTACAGTTGAACcactaaaaaaataagaacTCAACTTTCTGTTTCTTTCTCCCAAAAAAATCTCTGTCTCAACAATTGGTTTTTATCTCCAAATAATACACAAACACCCACCCCAACTACCAAGCCCAAAAATTAATCATCACcaactctctctctctgccAAGAAAAGGTTCAACTTTCTCCCAACAATTGGTAATTAGCTCTATATTTCCCGTTACCACTAACAAACCCAGAAATTAATCATCAAAATCTCTCAAACCCAGCAAAAATTCATTCTCTGGGACTCAGAAAACCCAACAAAACATCAAAATTTTCTCTGTCTGCAAGTTGCAAATTGGATGCTCAAGAAAACTTTCACCCTAATAACAAAGAgacagaaaacaaaaacaaaaacaaaaacaaaacaaaacttaaCCTTAACCCCTTGTCTCTATCCCCAATACAATTCACAGATTCTTACACAAACTCATTGTTGTGGGAAAGGCAAACCATGAAAATGATATAAAGGAGAAGGCTTTGATGGTGTTGTTGAGAATTTGCGGTAATATGACAGGAGGGTCTCTCTTACTCCTTACCTTGAGAACGTATGACATGAAAGGAGTAACCTTGTGTTACCCTTCTCAAAATCATTGTACTGTAGCTTACAAACAGAATAAGCTCACCAAAACAATAATATTAGTTTGCAACAACAGATGGAAAGAGAATCTTCAATGTTTGACTTTACATTATTAAGTAGAAATTTTGTAAACAATATAAGAAAATGCTACACACATACCACCGATTTATTAGGTGCAACTGTAAGGAAGTGAGAAttggaaagaaagaaaaaagacaactttagataaatataatatgagatgcaatgaaaagaaagaaaactaaAGAGAAATCATATAGAAAAATTTAGATGTTATGTCATCTTTTATAAAAAGATGAATTAGATGCATTACAGAGAAGTATATGTAATTAAAAGATAGGAAATTGTTGTAATGAGTTAGAGTACCAATGCATACTTTAGGATATTGTTGGAATTCGAAATAATTTTGATAGAGAATATATCAATTCACCAATtatcatatttatatatgttcttgtcttaatagtttattttcgttttatattttatcttgatTTTTGTTTAGTATATTATTACCATATctatgtaattataatttttttattagttggtattaaataaaataaaaaaaaattttaacaCTAAATTATTTTGAGACATAAACATAAGTTTAAGTTTGTATATAAGtgctaattaaaaaaatataaactgagagacaaaattttatatttgttgaatctatacctatttatacctatatataaaggggattcccctcttaactgcttttcattttttttttcatcttatctttatattaatatttaattttattattgtattatggtcattgtgtatACGTAGTGGAgacggttttgaattgaaagagaagtGCAAGAGTAGTTTTGGATTGAAAGAGATGTGGAGGAACAATTATAAATTGAAAGAGATATGGAGTAGCGATTtggtttattttcaaaatcagttacattttattaatattttatatattaatattatattatatttatattttattcttatttttattattttgtaactatttttttatatataatttttttaaaataacagttaaatataaagataattCTCCTAAATAACtgttttttgttattttgtagttaaatataaagataattCTCCTAAATAacggttttttttattttgtagacagttttgaatttaattttctatttgttgtttttctttttgaatcaacggtttttttattttatttacgaAATAATTTGAATCAGCAGAActgttaatttatttatgaaaaaatttaaataaaatatattattattttttcactttttattgAATAGTTACTTATAATTCCATATTTGTTATTATGGTTCCtactatgtttttattttttttataacaattaaCTATACCACTATTCTTTTTTGAGTTTTCTCTGAGATAATGTCATAAAAACTTTGTGCTGTGTAGATTTGAAAGAAGCAACAGGAAGAAATTTTATCTAATCAATTCTTTGAACATAATAACATGTTTATTATGCAATTATTATTATAACGATTGTAATGTGTTATGTTTGTTTGAAATCTTAATTTGTACTATTTTGGATGTGTGAGTCACAATTTAGTTGTTTGTTGATGATATAAGAGAGGAAACTTGTTTGTTGAGATTGAAAAATTGAGGTTTTTTTTATGGAAAAGTTTGCCTCAGTGTTTATATAACTCGAAGTTGTGCAATATTCACTCAAGCAATACCTTTTTGCTCAATCAAAAATGTGATTGTGCTTATGTGACTAAGGCAGTGCATTTTTTCACTAAAGCAAGACAAGAAATGCTCCATAAAAAGTTGAATATGTTTTAGTTCAAGCGAAAAATTTTAGctcaaacaattttatttttttttaactcaaaCGAAAATAGTTTAGTGGAAAGAGAATCAATTTTGATCAATTTTTACTCAAGCGAAACTGAACCAAAAATTTTGGGTGTTTTTGGACCTCTTTCAAGATAAATTTGAGAGAAAACAAATTCTTAGTTATGAACATGTcccataatttattatttatgtgtgAGGTCGAGTAGAGTCCATGGTTGATGTCCATGATATACTAAGAAGTGTTGATGAGATGTTTTATATATGGGTGCATTTAGTGTTTGTCAAAGCATATTCAACGAGATCTTAGGTTTCACGGGTGACCCAATCATGTAGATAGATGTGTCAAGTGGTGAAGATATGATGAGGGAAACTTTGAGACTACAGTGAGGTGGATCAAATTAGAGTATAATCAAACATAGTTCAACCTTATAAATAGGATAATCAAATTAATCGAAAGTACCAACATACTACGATGTGACCCACATGTGTTAGTCTCTAAATTCAAACATGGTAGTCTTCTATTTCAAAAGATGTTTTAATTACAtgttataatataattacaTGTTATGTTTTATTAG comes from the Phaseolus vulgaris cultivar G19833 chromosome 8, P. vulgaris v2.0, whole genome shotgun sequence genome and includes:
- the LOC137823706 gene encoding U-box domain-containing protein 33 isoform X3, coding for MVCLSHNNEFVAFLSMAVVSPVPATSQRMGSVRSPSDASGEILEEPNPGVVDQPIYVAVTKEVKESKLNLIWAIQHSGGKRICILYVHVRATMIPLLGGKFPANALREEQVQAYWEEEKQGMHRTLDEYLQICRRMGVQEEKLHIEMDSIEKGIVELVSQHDIRKLVMGAASDKYYNRKMMDLRSKKAIYVCKQAPASCHIQFICKGHLIHTRDQSLNEGNVEVASPLVQQVPNSVRTFRSQSVTLGQDRRANLTNHALEFLRRVRSVSDGHGASFPAVSSPEETEGFSTPRDRMGTEVSSDESDRLSRMSPSGLSMCSDSAVELATPRLITERSENALELTLSQLVIEDLHHSSPPSTVQDSGIDDTIYDQLQQAMAEAEDASLTAYKETVRRRNAEKEAIEAIRKAKASESLYREELNLRKLAEEELRKEKEDLENAKSLRDKVREELHLALDQKASLESQIASSELIIKELEQKIVSAVDLLQSYKNEREELQIQRDNALREAEDLRKKQGEASSSHVPQFFSEFSFSEIKEATNNFNPSLKIGQGGYGSIFKGVLSYTEVAIKMLHSDSMQGPLEFQQEVDVLSKLRHPNLITLIGACPDAWALVYEYLPNGSLEDRLACKDNTPPLSWQTRIRVATELCSALIFLHSSKPHSIVHGDLKPSNILLDANLISKLSDFGICRILSNYESSSRNSTQFWKTDPKGTFVYMDPAFLASGELTPKSDVYSFGIILLRLLTGRPALGITKEVKYALDTGKLKSLLDPLAGDWPFVQAEQLARLALRCCDMNRKSRPDLYSDVWRILDAMRVSSGGTNSFGLSSEGLSQHPSYFICPIFQEVMRDPHVAADGFTYEAEAIRGWLDGGNDNSPMTNSKLAHHNLVPNRALRSAIQDWLQNH
- the LOC137823706 gene encoding U-box domain-containing protein 33 isoform X2, producing the protein MVCLSHNNEFVSAFLSMAVVSPVPATSQRMGSVRSPSDASGEILEEPNPGVVDQPIYVAVTKEVKESKLNLIWAIQHSGGKRICILYVHVRATMIPLLGGKFPANALREEQVQAYWEEEKQGMHRTLDEYLQICRRMGVQEEKLHIEMDSIEKGIVELVSQHDIRKLVMGAASDKYYNRKMMDLRSKKAIYVCKQAPASCHIQFICKGHLIHTRDQSLNEGNVEVASPLVQQVPNSVRTFRSQSVTLGQDRRANLTNHALEFLRRVRSVSDGHGASFPAVSSPEETEGFSTPRDRMGTEVSSDESDRLSRMSPSGLSMCSDSAVELATPRLITERSENALELTLSQLVIEDLHHSSPPSTVDSGIDDTIYDQLQQAMAEAEDASLTAYKETVRRRNAEKEAIEAIRKAKASESLYREELNLRKLAEEELRKEKEDLENAKSLRDKVREELHLALDQKASLESQIASSELIIKELEQKIVSAVDLLQSYKNEREELQIQRDNALREAEDLRKKQGEASSSHVPQFFSEFSFSEIKEATNNFNPSLKIGQGGYGSIFKGVLSYTEVAIKMLHSDSMQGPLEFQQEVDVLSKLRHPNLITLIGACPDAWALVYEYLPNGSLEDRLACKDNTPPLSWQTRIRVATELCSALIFLHSSKPHSIVHGDLKPSNILLDANLISKLSDFGICRILSNYESSSRNSTQFWKTDPKGTFVYMDPAFLASGELTPKSDVYSFGIILLRLLTGRPALGITKEVKYALDTGKLKSLLDPLAGDWPFVQAEQLARLALRCCDMNRKSRPDLYSDVWRILDAMRVSSGGTNSFGLSSEGLSQHPSYFICPIFQEVMRDPHVAADGFTYEAEAIRGWLDGGNDNSPMTNSKLAHHNLVPNRALRSAIQDWLQNH